From Roseibium alexandrii DFL-11, the proteins below share one genomic window:
- a CDS encoding YbaB/EbfC family nucleoid-associated protein, whose product MDFLKMMKQAKEMQEQMGSLQGQIEDIEAEGSSGAGLVTVRLNGKGELKSLTIDPSLMKEGEGEILEDLIVAAHTDGRVKIDQAIQEKTQEMMGGLGLPAGMKLPF is encoded by the coding sequence ATGGACTTCCTCAAGATGATGAAGCAGGCCAAGGAAATGCAGGAGCAGATGGGCTCTCTGCAGGGACAGATCGAAGACATCGAAGCAGAAGGCTCTTCCGGAGCGGGCCTTGTCACCGTGCGCCTCAACGGCAAGGGCGAGCTGAAAAGCCTCACCATAGACCCGTCTCTTATGAAAGAAGGCGAGGGCGAGATCCTGGAGGACCTGATCGTTGCTGCGCACACCGACGGCCGGGTGAAGATCGATCAGGCAATCCAGGAAAAGACCCAGGAGATGATGGGCGGCCTCGGTCTGCCCGCCGGCATGAAACTGCCGTTTTAA
- a CDS encoding glutaminase — MQELLNNIANAALKSEDKGQVATYIPELAKIDPNQFGISIALANGDVFSAGDAHVPFSIQSVSKVFALALALGRVGDQLWQRVGREPSGLSFNSILLLEKEEGIPRNPFINAGALVATDTYLAGSSPREALGELVRFIRAATDDESIHINESVASSELATGHRNFSLAHYLASFGNLRASVDKVLGTYCHQCAVEMTCTQLALAGRFLLEGTDMPKLVSSERRRRINALMMTCGHYDGSGDFAFRVGLPGKSGVGGGILVIAPGRASIAVWSPGLNKYGNSKLGTEAMERIAHETGWSVFGMPQSCSRST; from the coding sequence ATGCAGGAACTGCTCAACAACATTGCGAACGCGGCGCTCAAGTCGGAAGACAAGGGGCAGGTTGCGACCTACATTCCCGAGCTTGCCAAGATCGATCCCAATCAGTTCGGCATATCGATTGCGCTGGCGAACGGGGATGTCTTTTCCGCCGGTGATGCACATGTCCCGTTTTCCATCCAGTCGGTGTCCAAGGTTTTCGCGCTGGCACTTGCTCTTGGCCGGGTGGGAGATCAGCTTTGGCAACGTGTGGGACGGGAGCCCTCCGGTCTGTCTTTCAACTCGATCCTGCTCTTGGAGAAAGAAGAGGGCATCCCGCGCAATCCTTTCATCAATGCCGGTGCACTGGTCGCGACCGATACTTATCTAGCCGGATCGTCTCCGCGTGAGGCCCTTGGCGAGTTGGTGCGCTTCATTCGCGCAGCAACGGATGACGAGAGCATTCATATCAATGAGAGCGTTGCAAGCTCAGAACTTGCCACCGGTCATCGAAACTTTTCGCTCGCGCATTATCTTGCGTCTTTCGGCAATCTTCGCGCATCAGTCGACAAGGTCTTGGGCACCTACTGTCACCAATGCGCGGTCGAGATGACATGTACGCAGCTCGCGCTTGCCGGCCGGTTTCTTCTCGAAGGGACAGATATGCCAAAGCTCGTGTCCAGCGAGCGGCGGCGGCGGATCAACGCCTTGATGATGACCTGCGGTCACTATGACGGATCGGGCGATTTTGCGTTCCGGGTCGGTCTTCCGGGCAAGAGCGGTGTTGGTGGCGGGATCCTGGTGATCGCTCCGGGCAGGGCCTCGATTGCTGTGTGGTCGCCGGGGCTTAACAAATACGGCAACTCCAAGCTGGGGACTGAGGCGATGGAGCGCATTGCTCACGAGACCGGCTGGTCCGTGTTCGGCATGCCGCAATCTTGTTCAAGAAGTACGTGA
- a CDS encoding DNA polymerase III subunit gamma/tau: MDDTGFPQDDTETGLGLTGGTGTAPGAAEGGAYRVLARKYRPKTFEDLVGQEPMVQTLENAFDTGRIAQAWMLTGVRGVGKTTTARILARGLNYEVPGEADKPTVKLTQEGTHCKAIMEGRHVDVIEMDAASHTGISDIREIIDAARYRPATARYKVYIIDEVHMLSNAAFNGLLKTLEEPPEHVKFIFATTEIRKVPITVLSRCQRFDLRRIDQSKLIGLLRRISDAEGIQISDEALMLIARAGEGSARDSLSLLDQAMAHGSGAIEADDLRQMLGLADRARVIDLFGHLMAGRIEDALAELQAQYEIGADPAIILTDLADFTHLVTRMKVAPKSADEASVTEAERARGQEFAEKISVRLLSRVWQILLKGVQEVQAASKPLAAADMVLVRLAYAADLPDPGELMAQIQNGQMPASSGAPVGASGGGAAPSGGGGQAMAVGARAMPQGTPQGGPVMQASGRPQLSTIQGGMPQTAPAQQKSPQNAPEPEPAQPQSAYNLKNLHDCVALASEKRDIPMKVAIQRQMRLVKFEPGKIEIQPTDDAPADIAGEFGRKLTEWTGQRWFVVVSRTQGRPTIHEEQEANQQQLLSDAKSHPTVAALLAQFPGAKVIDVKVQSSEEDEAAMADPLVNDPLLNEALGNDDED; this comes from the coding sequence ATGGATGACACTGGCTTTCCGCAAGACGACACTGAAACCGGCCTTGGGCTGACGGGCGGGACCGGAACGGCGCCCGGCGCGGCCGAGGGCGGCGCTTACCGTGTGTTGGCGCGCAAATACCGCCCGAAGACCTTTGAAGATCTTGTGGGGCAGGAGCCCATGGTTCAAACGCTTGAAAATGCGTTTGATACAGGCCGGATCGCGCAAGCCTGGATGCTGACCGGTGTGCGCGGGGTTGGCAAAACCACAACCGCCCGCATTCTCGCCCGGGGTCTCAACTATGAGGTGCCCGGGGAAGCCGATAAGCCAACCGTCAAGCTGACGCAAGAAGGCACGCACTGCAAAGCGATCATGGAAGGCCGTCATGTCGATGTGATCGAGATGGACGCTGCCTCTCACACCGGCATCAGTGACATTCGTGAAATCATCGATGCAGCCCGCTACCGCCCGGCAACGGCGCGGTACAAGGTCTACATCATCGATGAGGTGCACATGCTCTCCAACGCGGCCTTCAACGGGCTGCTGAAGACGTTGGAAGAGCCGCCGGAGCATGTGAAGTTCATTTTCGCGACTACAGAAATCAGGAAAGTTCCGATCACGGTCCTTTCTCGCTGTCAGCGCTTTGATCTGCGCAGGATCGATCAGTCCAAGCTGATTGGCTTGCTGCGCCGGATCTCCGATGCCGAGGGCATTCAGATCTCCGATGAAGCCCTGATGTTGATCGCCAGAGCTGGTGAGGGCTCGGCGCGCGATTCGCTGTCGCTGCTCGATCAGGCGATGGCCCATGGCTCAGGTGCAATCGAAGCTGATGACTTGCGCCAGATGCTCGGACTTGCGGACCGCGCGCGGGTGATTGATCTCTTCGGCCACCTGATGGCCGGCCGGATAGAGGACGCGCTAGCCGAGCTGCAGGCGCAATATGAAATTGGTGCGGATCCGGCGATCATTCTGACAGATCTCGCCGATTTCACCCACCTCGTGACACGCATGAAAGTTGCACCAAAGTCTGCGGACGAGGCGTCGGTGACGGAAGCTGAGCGCGCCCGGGGTCAGGAGTTTGCCGAAAAGATCTCGGTCCGGCTTCTGTCACGCGTTTGGCAGATTCTGCTCAAGGGCGTTCAGGAAGTCCAGGCCGCCTCCAAGCCTCTGGCCGCGGCCGACATGGTGCTGGTGCGTCTTGCTTATGCGGCGGACCTGCCGGATCCGGGCGAATTGATGGCGCAGATCCAGAATGGCCAGATGCCGGCATCCAGCGGGGCACCGGTAGGAGCCTCTGGCGGTGGTGCAGCTCCGTCCGGCGGCGGGGGACAGGCAATGGCTGTTGGGGCGCGGGCGATGCCACAAGGCACCCCACAAGGTGGCCCGGTCATGCAGGCGTCTGGTCGGCCGCAGCTTTCCACCATTCAGGGCGGCATGCCCCAAACAGCGCCCGCGCAACAAAAGTCGCCACAGAACGCACCGGAGCCGGAACCCGCTCAGCCGCAATCTGCTTACAATCTAAAGAACCTGCACGACTGCGTCGCCTTGGCTTCGGAAAAGCGCGACATCCCGATGAAAGTTGCGATCCAGCGCCAAATGAGGCTTGTGAAATTCGAACCGGGCAAGATCGAGATCCAGCCGACCGATGATGCGCCTGCCGATATCGCCGGCGAATTCGGCCGCAAACTAACCGAATGGACAGGCCAGCGCTGGTTTGTCGTTGTGTCGCGGACGCAAGGCCGCCCCACGATCCACGAAGAGCAGGAAGCCAACCAGCAGCAGCTTCTGTCCGATGCAAAGTCCCACCCGACTGTGGCGGCACTTTTGGCCCAGTTTCCAGGCGCAAAGGTGATCGACGTGAAGGTGCAGTCGTCTGAAGAAGACGAAGCGGCCATGGCCGATCCGCTGGTCAACGATCCTTTGCTCAATGAAGCGCTGGGCAACGACGACGAAGACTAG
- the nudC gene encoding NAD(+) diphosphatase, with protein sequence MRAPDADLPAMEMSFLGNTLDRQSTRRGDRAYLSELLDRPDTEIVLSTPRTLVFPAGSPPRFGHTLESVLSLSASREEMVFLGLRPETGRAVFATTLGQQDEELAEMPSLHLQDLRQLAIQRTFPPEELGALAQARALIHWHRTHKHCSQCGEKTVMSEAGYRRDCLSCGAHHFPRTDPCVIMLITDGDRALLGRPPRLPEGIYTTLAGFMEPGETIEQAVRRETLEESSIEVGEVRLISNQPWPFPANLMLGCIGDALSTDIIIEDDELEACKWCSRDEVRQMIEGTHPEGHMIPPSISIAYELITGWLEETTL encoded by the coding sequence ATGCGTGCGCCCGATGCCGACCTGCCAGCCATGGAAATGAGTTTTCTCGGGAACACGCTCGACCGCCAGTCAACGCGTCGCGGCGACCGCGCCTACTTGAGCGAGCTCCTGGACCGGCCGGATACCGAAATTGTTTTGTCGACACCGCGGACGCTAGTGTTTCCGGCAGGCTCGCCTCCGCGGTTCGGGCACACACTCGAAAGTGTTTTGAGCCTGAGCGCATCGCGCGAAGAAATGGTCTTCCTGGGATTACGGCCCGAAACGGGCCGGGCCGTTTTTGCGACGACACTTGGCCAGCAGGATGAAGAGCTGGCGGAGATGCCCAGCCTGCATTTGCAGGATCTACGGCAGCTGGCCATCCAACGGACATTCCCTCCAGAAGAACTCGGCGCGTTGGCGCAAGCCCGCGCCCTGATCCACTGGCATCGAACGCACAAGCATTGCTCGCAATGCGGTGAAAAAACGGTCATGAGCGAAGCGGGATACCGGCGCGATTGCCTCTCGTGCGGCGCCCATCATTTTCCGCGCACGGATCCCTGCGTCATCATGCTGATCACAGACGGAGACCGGGCTCTGCTGGGGCGCCCGCCTCGGCTACCAGAAGGGATCTACACGACACTTGCGGGGTTTATGGAGCCGGGAGAAACGATCGAACAGGCCGTCCGGCGGGAAACGCTTGAGGAATCCAGCATTGAGGTAGGAGAGGTCCGGTTGATCTCCAACCAACCCTGGCCTTTTCCTGCCAATCTGATGCTCGGCTGCATTGGTGATGCGCTATCGACAGACATTATCATCGAAGACGACGAACTTGAGGCCTGCAAGTGGTGCAGCCGCGACGAGGTCCGCCAAATGATTGAAGGCACCCACCCGGAGGGACACATGATCCCGCCATCAATTTCCATTGCGTATGAATTGATTACCGGCTGGCTGGAGGAGACAACCTTATGA
- a CDS encoding HIT domain-containing protein — MSFFDLNPRLEGDSLPVLDLPLSTVRLMKDANYPWLLLVPRKPDLVEIIDLEEDDQLQLMREIALASRVLRSATECEKLNVGALGNQVSQLHVHVIARFRDDAAWPGPIWGVVSPKPYEDAADEHLINRLRDSFAAETDFD, encoded by the coding sequence ATGAGCTTTTTCGATCTCAATCCGCGTCTTGAAGGAGACAGTCTCCCGGTTCTGGATTTGCCGTTATCAACTGTTCGGCTGATGAAGGACGCCAATTATCCGTGGCTGCTGCTGGTGCCGCGCAAGCCGGACCTGGTTGAGATCATCGATTTGGAAGAAGATGACCAGCTTCAGCTGATGCGGGAAATTGCGCTTGCCAGCCGAGTTTTGCGCTCGGCAACTGAATGCGAGAAACTGAACGTTGGCGCTCTCGGTAACCAGGTCTCTCAACTCCATGTTCACGTCATTGCTCGCTTCCGGGATGACGCGGCTTGGCCGGGGCCGATTTGGGGAGTAGTTTCGCCAAAACCTTACGAAGACGCTGCGGATGAACACTTGATAAACCGCCTGCGGGACAGCTTTGCCGCGGAAACCGATTTCGACTGA
- the recR gene encoding recombination mediator RecR, which translates to MAQKQVAGPEIERLIQLLAKLPGLGPRSARRAALHLIKKKDQLLVPLSEAMGIAVRDIGICSVCGTVDTSDPCTICSDEKRDPSVLVVVEDVSDLWALERASAVNARYHVLGGTLSPLDGVGPDDLNLASLVDRCGAPEIQEVILAISATVEGQTTAHYIMDQLGHLDVHVTKLAHGVPVGGELDYLDEGTLAQALKARTRF; encoded by the coding sequence ATGGCGCAGAAGCAGGTCGCAGGACCGGAAATCGAGCGGCTGATTCAGTTGCTGGCAAAGCTGCCGGGGCTGGGTCCGCGGTCGGCCCGCCGGGCCGCTTTGCACCTCATCAAGAAAAAGGACCAGCTGTTGGTCCCGCTGTCCGAGGCCATGGGCATTGCCGTTCGCGACATCGGCATCTGTTCGGTCTGCGGCACGGTCGACACGTCCGATCCTTGCACGATCTGTTCCGATGAAAAGCGGGACCCAAGCGTCCTGGTTGTCGTTGAAGACGTGTCCGATCTCTGGGCGCTGGAACGCGCAAGTGCCGTCAATGCCCGCTATCATGTGCTCGGCGGAACTCTCTCGCCGCTAGATGGCGTTGGCCCGGATGACCTGAACCTTGCCTCCCTGGTCGACCGTTGCGGCGCGCCGGAAATCCAGGAAGTGATTCTTGCGATCAGTGCAACCGTCGAAGGCCAGACAACAGCCCATTACATCATGGACCAGCTCGGTCACCTCGATGTTCATGTCACCAAACTCGCGCACGGCGTGCCGGTCGGCGGGGAACTCGACTATCTGGACGAGGGCACGCTTGCCCAGGCGCTTAAAGCGCGGACGCGATTTTGA
- a CDS encoding lytic murein transglycosylase: MIAKALRLATLALSLSILPSGLAIAGQYDQQFRQFLASAVVPAARQAGVSQSTLDRELRGLTPDTSLPGLVGPGGKGAPPKVNFQAEFRSPARYFRNSQFNALVPGGRRLMQKHASTLQMIETRYGVPKRIILAIWARESGYGGAKIPHDAVRVLATRAFMGQRADFFKGELIAALQILQNGDVSRKTLRSSWGGAMGQPQFLPSSFLKYAVDFDGDGRRNIWTSEVDTMASIANYLAKHGWVNGRDWGYEVRLPNTVSCTREGPDNRQPISKFVAEGVTRVSGRPFPNHEINQPGNILLPAGRYGPAFIATENFYVIKEYNESDTYALFVGHLADRYGSNKSFMGDWKPMKDTTRGAVRNLQLRLEGDGHDVGGADGLIGFKTRRSIGVDQEKNGFFATCWVG, translated from the coding sequence GTGATTGCCAAAGCGCTGCGCCTTGCCACGCTCGCCCTCAGCCTTTCAATCTTGCCATCAGGTCTGGCAATCGCCGGCCAGTACGACCAGCAATTCCGTCAGTTCCTGGCTTCGGCTGTAGTCCCAGCGGCAAGACAAGCGGGTGTTTCCCAGTCAACATTGGACAGAGAACTGAGGGGCCTGACACCAGATACATCGCTGCCGGGCCTCGTTGGTCCAGGTGGCAAGGGTGCTCCTCCCAAAGTCAATTTCCAGGCTGAATTTCGCTCGCCGGCCCGCTATTTCCGCAACAGCCAGTTCAATGCACTCGTTCCCGGCGGCCGCCGGCTTATGCAAAAGCACGCGTCAACGCTTCAAATGATAGAAACGCGGTACGGTGTTCCGAAACGTATCATACTTGCGATCTGGGCCAGGGAATCCGGCTATGGCGGTGCCAAGATCCCACATGATGCCGTTCGTGTTCTTGCAACCCGGGCCTTTATGGGTCAGCGGGCTGATTTCTTCAAAGGCGAATTGATTGCCGCCTTGCAAATCCTGCAAAATGGCGACGTTTCCAGAAAAACCCTGCGCAGCTCTTGGGGTGGCGCCATGGGACAGCCCCAGTTTTTGCCGTCTTCGTTTCTGAAATATGCCGTCGACTTTGACGGCGATGGACGGCGGAACATCTGGACGTCGGAAGTGGATACAATGGCGTCAATCGCAAACTATCTGGCCAAACATGGCTGGGTAAACGGCCGGGACTGGGGCTACGAGGTACGCTTGCCGAACACTGTCTCCTGCACCCGCGAAGGGCCGGACAACCGGCAACCGATCTCGAAATTCGTCGCTGAAGGTGTCACACGTGTCAGTGGGCGCCCGTTCCCAAATCACGAGATCAACCAGCCGGGCAACATCTTGCTCCCTGCCGGCCGCTATGGTCCGGCTTTCATCGCAACTGAGAATTTCTACGTTATCAAGGAATACAACGAGAGCGACACCTACGCGCTGTTCGTCGGTCACCTTGCAGACCGGTATGGCTCGAACAAAAGCTTTATGGGCGATTGGAAACCAATGAAGGACACCACCCGAGGCGCTGTGCGCAATCTTCAATTGCGCCTTGAAGGCGATGGTCATGATGTTGGCGGTGCAGATGGTCTCATCGGTTTCAAGACCCGTCGCTCCATCGGTGTAGATCAGGAGAAGAATGGCTTCTTTGCGACCTGCTGGGTAGGGTAA
- the sdhC gene encoding succinate dehydrogenase, cytochrome b556 subunit, whose product MSNADLRGNRPLSPHLQIYKPILTMVMSILHRITGAALYFGTILLAWWLIAAAAGPAYFDFVNAIYGSIIGRLVLFGFTWALVHHMLGGIRHFIWDMGAGFEKDAREWLAKATIIGSVSLTLILWIIGYAVR is encoded by the coding sequence ATGTCGAACGCCGATTTGCGGGGCAACCGCCCGCTGTCGCCCCATCTTCAGATCTATAAACCCATTCTGACGATGGTCATGTCGATCTTGCACCGCATCACCGGAGCGGCGCTGTATTTCGGCACCATCCTTTTGGCCTGGTGGCTGATCGCAGCCGCTGCGGGCCCGGCCTATTTTGATTTCGTCAACGCGATCTACGGTTCGATTATCGGCCGGCTGGTTCTGTTCGGCTTCACCTGGGCACTCGTTCACCACATGCTAGGCGGCATTCGCCACTTCATTTGGGACATGGGCGCCGGGTTTGAAAAAGATGCCCGCGAATGGCTCGCCAAGGCCACGATCATCGGCTCCGTTTCCCTGACGCTGATCCTTTGGATCATCGGCTACGCAGTTCGCTAA
- a CDS encoding GNAT family N-acetyltransferase — translation MFPNPVLQAPAPIVTRRLRLRAPKLEDAFEIDPIYNDFEVARWINVPHPCPTGFALERFQRFLIFPPHERCFIVSKKSDKKQKAIGLILANWTDAEKPPIIGFFLASRFHGKGFMGEALDAALKELFKLTDAEAIRASFYDGNIASDVLLKKKRFKPVGTSMDFNRATGKTEKQTDLILTRSVFEAE, via the coding sequence ATGTTCCCGAACCCAGTGTTGCAAGCACCGGCACCAATCGTGACCCGCAGGCTTCGTCTGAGGGCGCCGAAGCTTGAGGATGCGTTCGAGATCGATCCAATCTACAACGATTTTGAAGTCGCCCGCTGGATCAACGTCCCTCATCCGTGTCCGACCGGATTTGCTCTTGAGCGGTTTCAGCGGTTTCTGATCTTTCCGCCGCACGAGCGCTGTTTCATCGTCTCAAAAAAATCAGACAAGAAACAAAAGGCCATCGGCCTCATTCTGGCAAACTGGACGGATGCCGAAAAACCGCCGATCATTGGCTTCTTTCTGGCATCGAGATTTCACGGAAAAGGCTTTATGGGCGAAGCCCTGGATGCGGCCCTCAAGGAGCTGTTTAAGCTGACTGACGCCGAGGCGATTCGAGCATCTTTTTATGACGGCAACATCGCCTCGGATGTTCTGCTGAAGAAGAAGAGGTTCAAGCCGGTTGGAACCAGCATGGATTTCAATCGGGCTACCGGCAAGACAGAGAAGCAGACGGATCTCATTCTTACCCGATCTGTTTTTGAGGCTGAGTGA
- a CDS encoding class I SAM-dependent methyltransferase, with protein MIKAHDPAATPVATDLDPATIFETDWQIYRTLVDYNLLFHQEVSNVLVREIIARFSAGFRFLDLACGDADVMSRALRKTTVKNYLGVDLSPQALEIATKNLEDAPFDARLEQIDILTTLSENPGTYDVIWCGLCLHHFQSSEEKTQVFSAIHSALSSNGVFFSFEPVLPEGISIDAFNRQNRQKFREDWSPPLTELRFERLMTHIETCDFPETAHSWLTAGRAAGFSSANELFAIPNDGYCRLFRFEQ; from the coding sequence ATGATCAAAGCACACGATCCAGCTGCAACACCTGTCGCGACAGACCTGGATCCGGCAACCATTTTCGAAACCGACTGGCAGATTTACCGGACGCTGGTCGACTATAATCTGCTCTTTCATCAGGAGGTTTCGAACGTCCTGGTTCGTGAGATCATTGCGCGGTTTTCCGCTGGCTTCCGGTTTCTGGATCTTGCCTGCGGTGATGCGGATGTCATGTCCCGTGCTCTTCGAAAAACCACCGTCAAAAACTATCTCGGCGTTGACTTGTCGCCGCAGGCATTGGAAATCGCCACAAAAAACCTGGAAGACGCGCCTTTTGACGCGCGGCTGGAGCAAATTGATATTCTCACCACGCTCTCTGAAAACCCGGGCACATATGACGTGATCTGGTGCGGGCTGTGTTTACATCATTTCCAGAGCAGTGAAGAAAAAACGCAGGTTTTCTCGGCCATCCACTCTGCACTGAGCTCCAACGGTGTGTTCTTTTCCTTCGAACCTGTTTTGCCGGAGGGCATATCGATCGATGCCTTCAACCGGCAAAACAGACAGAAATTCCGGGAGGATTGGTCGCCGCCGCTCACAGAATTACGGTTCGAACGCCTGATGACCCATATCGAGACTTGCGATTTTCCGGAGACCGCACACAGCTGGCTCACTGCCGGGCGCGCAGCGGGTTTTTCTTCGGCGAATGAATTGTTCGCAATTCCGAATGACGGCTATTGCCGGTTGTTTCGATTTGAGCAGTAG
- a CDS encoding histidine phosphatase family protein: protein MTWCVYLTHPEVEIDPDVPIQEWRLSEIGRDRAALAADLPFAKDFQRIVSSGEVKAVETAEIVGGHLELKPLVMKALHENDRSATGYLAREEFERTADQFFANPDGSIRGWERAIDAQMRIVTGIRAVLRSVKEEDPVLFTGHGAVGTLLMCHLMGTPISRAHDQKRGGSWYRFDKDWLTSQSGSSLAWTEL, encoded by the coding sequence ATGACTTGGTGTGTTTATCTGACCCATCCGGAAGTCGAAATCGATCCGGATGTCCCCATCCAGGAGTGGCGGCTGTCAGAAATTGGCCGCGACCGCGCTGCCCTCGCCGCGGATCTGCCATTTGCAAAAGACTTTCAGCGCATTGTCTCCAGCGGCGAGGTCAAGGCCGTCGAAACCGCTGAAATTGTCGGAGGGCACCTCGAGCTGAAGCCTCTGGTCATGAAGGCGCTTCATGAAAATGACCGGTCCGCGACCGGCTATCTGGCCCGGGAAGAATTTGAACGCACAGCAGATCAGTTTTTTGCCAACCCGGACGGATCCATTCGTGGCTGGGAGCGGGCGATTGACGCACAAATGCGCATTGTTACGGGCATTCGGGCCGTTCTGCGCTCAGTCAAAGAAGAAGATCCTGTACTCTTCACCGGGCATGGTGCGGTCGGCACACTTCTGATGTGCCACCTTATGGGGACGCCAATCTCACGGGCACATGATCAGAAGCGCGGAGGCAGCTGGTATCGGTTCGATAAAGACTGGCTGACATCGCAGTCTGGCTCAAGTTTGGCTTGGACAGAACTCTAA
- a CDS encoding sulfate transporter family protein encodes MFQSASRAMSQVFERPFRAVFWKMLGFTLAVLVVIWIALQGLVAGFVALPYPWLETALSVLTGIGAVFALGFLIAPISALFAGLFQDEIADIVEARDYPGDRPGEALPLSKSIPQTIKFTGVVILGNLFALVLLLVPGINLVAFFLVNGYLLGREFFEFAAMRFMQPEEARAFRKARGGTVFLAGVVIAGLLAVPILNLVTPIFATLFMMHLFKRLERGGGKAQFSR; translated from the coding sequence ATGTTCCAGTCCGCCAGCCGTGCCATGTCCCAGGTGTTCGAGCGCCCGTTTCGCGCTGTCTTCTGGAAAATGCTTGGCTTTACGCTGGCCGTTCTCGTGGTCATTTGGATTGCGTTGCAAGGGCTGGTCGCGGGGTTCGTCGCGTTGCCTTATCCGTGGCTGGAAACGGCGCTGTCCGTTCTGACTGGCATCGGGGCTGTTTTTGCACTTGGGTTTCTGATTGCACCGATTTCCGCGCTGTTTGCCGGTCTGTTTCAGGACGAGATCGCAGACATTGTCGAGGCGCGGGATTATCCCGGGGATCGGCCCGGCGAGGCTCTGCCGCTTTCCAAGTCAATCCCTCAGACAATCAAGTTCACCGGCGTCGTGATCCTCGGCAACCTCTTTGCGCTTGTGTTGCTTTTGGTGCCAGGGATCAATCTCGTAGCGTTTTTCCTGGTGAACGGTTATCTGCTGGGCCGCGAGTTTTTCGAGTTCGCGGCCATGCGTTTCATGCAACCGGAGGAGGCGCGTGCTTTCAGAAAGGCGCGTGGCGGTACGGTTTTCCTCGCAGGCGTGGTCATTGCCGGCTTGCTGGCAGTGCCGATCCTCAACCTGGTAACGCCGATTTTTGCCACCCTGTTCATGATGCATCTCTTCAAGCGGCTTGAACGAGGTGGTGGCAAGGCGCAGTTTTCCCGCTAG
- a CDS encoding EI24 domain-containing protein, protein MAIYIKSFFQMFSVAGLDGISRALGWAIVGALVLGMLAAALSAAAISTFAEEYFLHLVFNAAQSIGLVITLIVSTYIFAPTSMLYGLLFQDRVARSIETSDYPQDAPGIRVSGLGPLFRAVLALVGLMVVFIVTALVAASAGPLVGACFFVCVAGALMGRDQFVSIGQRHVSRLEAKRLRKANGWGVLFAGISTALLLVVPVLNLMTPVYSTILMTHLFKKVACASSA, encoded by the coding sequence ATGGCTATTTACATCAAGAGCTTTTTTCAAATGTTTTCAGTGGCCGGCCTCGACGGGATCTCTCGAGCGCTGGGCTGGGCCATAGTTGGGGCACTCGTTCTGGGAATGCTTGCAGCGGCCCTGAGTGCCGCGGCAATAAGCACGTTTGCAGAAGAGTATTTTCTGCATTTGGTCTTCAATGCTGCGCAGTCGATTGGCCTTGTTATTACCCTGATCGTATCGACCTACATTTTCGCGCCGACTTCCATGCTTTACGGATTATTATTCCAGGATAGGGTGGCCCGTTCCATCGAAACTTCCGACTATCCTCAAGATGCGCCGGGAATTAGGGTTTCCGGGCTTGGACCGCTCTTTCGCGCTGTTTTGGCCTTGGTAGGGCTGATGGTGGTGTTTATCGTCACCGCATTGGTTGCGGCGTCAGCAGGCCCACTCGTCGGGGCCTGTTTTTTTGTATGCGTCGCCGGAGCTTTGATGGGGCGAGATCAATTCGTATCAATTGGACAGCGCCATGTTTCCCGCCTCGAAGCCAAACGCCTCCGCAAAGCAAATGGATGGGGTGTACTCTTTGCAGGAATTTCGACGGCGCTCCTGTTGGTTGTTCCTGTCTTGAACCTTATGACGCCGGTTTATTCTACGATACTGATGACCCATCTTTTTAAGAAAGTGGCTTGCGCATCCAGTGCCTGA